GCCCCAGCCGCCGACGGACGCGCCGCTGCGCCTGCCGATCCAGGACGTCTACACCATCTCCGGCATCGGCACCGTCCCCGTCGGCCGCGTCGAAACCGGCGTCCTCGAGACGGGCATGAACGTCTCGTTCCAGCCCTCGGACGTCGGCGGCGAGGTCAAGACCGTCGAGATGCACCACGAGGAGGTACCCCGAGCGGAACCCGGCGACAACGTCGGGTTC
The window above is part of the Halalkalicoccus sp. NIPERK01 genome. Proteins encoded here:
- a CDS encoding EF-Tu/IF-2/RF-3 family GTPase — its product is PQPPTDAPLRLPIQDVYTISGIGTVPVGRVETGVLETGMNVSFQPSDVGGEVKTVEMHHEEVPRAEPGDNVGFNVRGIGKDDIRRGDVCGPAEDPPSVAETFKAQIVVMQHPSVITAGYTPVFHAHTAQVACTIESIDQKI